In one Calderihabitans maritimus genomic region, the following are encoded:
- a CDS encoding flavodoxin, which yields MAAQNRHYPIKTIKPYPEDYTETTKVAQEEKRQNPRPELANKLDDTSSYDVIFLGYPNWWGTMPMAVFTFLESYDFAGKTIIPFCTHEGSGMGSSERDIKKLCPDAKVLPGLATRGSNVNKADKDIADWLKDLV from the coding sequence ATGGCTGCTCAAAATAGGCATTACCCAATTAAAACGATAAAGCCATATCCGGAAGATTATACAGAAACAACAAAAGTAGCACAGGAAGAAAAAAGGCAGAATCCCAGACCAGAGCTTGCAAATAAGCTAGACGACACAAGTTCTTATGATGTGATTTTCCTCGGCTATCCTAATTGGTGGGGAACGATGCCGATGGCGGTATTCACATTTTTAGAGTCTTATGATTTCGCGGGAAAGACCATTATTCCATTTTGCACACATGAAGGCAGCGGAATGGGAAGCAGTGAACGCGACATCAAGAAACTTTGTCCGGATGCAAAGGTGCTGCCCGGTTTAGCCACTCGCGGAAGTAATGTTAACAAAGCAGATAAAGACATTGCAGACTGGCTAAAAGACTTGGTTTGA
- a CDS encoding flavodoxin yields the protein MAKQILIVYFTWSGNTRKIANLIHKEIGGTTFEIQPEVPYPSSYNEVVAQAKKEIQAGYKPPLKTKIDHIESYDIIFVGSPNWWSTIAPPIATFLSEYDLSGKTIVPFCTHGGGGKGRMISDIVKLCPKSTILEEFVIYGSGAGDAQAKVSQWLLKIGITQLKR from the coding sequence ATGGCTAAACAAATTCTTATTGTATATTTTACCTGGTCCGGAAACACGCGTAAAATTGCAAATCTAATTCACAAGGAGATTGGCGGAACCACTTTTGAGATACAGCCCGAAGTGCCGTATCCCAGTTCATACAATGAGGTTGTGGCACAAGCAAAGAAAGAAATACAGGCAGGATATAAGCCTCCCTTAAAAACAAAAATCGATCATATTGAATCCTATGACATAATTTTTGTTGGTTCACCCAATTGGTGGAGTACGATAGCACCCCCGATTGCTACCTTTTTATCGGAATACGATTTGTCAGGAAAAACCATCGTGCCCTTTTGTACCCACGGCGGAGGGGGTAAGGGGCGAATGATTAGTGATATTGTGAAGCTATGCCCTAAATCAACCATCCTGGAGGAATTTGTAATATATGGGAGCGGTGCAGGAGATGCACAAGCCAAGGTGTCCCAATGGCTGCTCAAAATAGGCATTACCCAATTAAAACGATAA